From one Bacillota bacterium genomic stretch:
- a CDS encoding SdrD B-like domain-containing protein, with protein MRHNRAKTTAKLLVLTLVFALSLAFAGIAYACECIVEYMPNGDTSGGCNIPGPVVKFNVNEPGNYDTSCLDNDIVEGWANAWNCGGLTGIQVYVKGGHYCSLVDLIKDPNTGLGSAIVQNGDCEFLITLTNVSPDGVWYFNITQTASGTGCGLSHWGFRPAGDPVPCKGSICGMKFNDADGERDKDETDSGIEGWTILLKDALGNVIDSQDTDANGEYCFEDLSEGTYTVEEVPQKGWDQTYPEGGTYTVTIPTDNVWNITGRDFGNCEQETPDYYICGAKFDADTEDGLEGWKIILWSVDGDNATVMAWTYTDADGNYCFGFDDELQLVAGTYRISEELQPNWSQVVPEGDYYEVILSEENPNETGKDFVNRYEEPETYSICGYKWNDLDGDGEWGEEPGLSSWTINLYVYNDETKSWDFVEDETTGENGNYCFTGLGEGTYKVCEVNQSGWNQTYPTDPNCYIVTFPQQFVLTSLSDIITPEVPIYNFGNHETPTYSICGAKWNDQNGNGIWEQTEEYAEPVLSGWEIRLEGEGVSRHVYTGTDGLYCFDGLLPGTYTVSEVLQSGWQQTYPASPGKHQVVIVDESHEFIDFGNYYPPNGGDEDGSICGTKFNDVNNNGARCPGEPGLPGWTIILYKLAQTDYYTTYVPEPQWVEYARTTTDGSGNYCFNDLPAGTYKVAEVQQSGWTQTYPASPGTHTVELDEGQNVTGKDFGNYYPPNDSCDGSISGMKFNDLNNNGQKDAGEPGLSGWKIKLSGANGLIREANTGSDGTYFFGNLGSGTYTVSEEQQSGWTQTCPAAPGTYEVIIRSCEDVRDKDFGNYQPGGDGPDYGSISGMKFNDADNNGAKDSDESGLDGWTIILRNSQGTEVARTTTSGGGYYSFTNLNAGTYTVEEVQQSGWTQTYPAAPGTHGVVIRTSESVRDQDFGNYQAPPLVPTIVPEPAAPTVETPLPAPVPELPFTGGNALFFVYTGLALIGLGVAGRHRF; from the coding sequence GTGAGACATAATAGAGCGAAAACAACGGCCAAACTTCTGGTCCTTACCCTGGTCTTCGCGCTCTCCCTGGCTTTTGCCGGAATCGCGTATGCTTGTGAATGTATAGTTGAATACATGCCTAACGGGGATACTTCTGGTGGATGTAATATTCCAGGTCCAGTGGTTAAGTTCAACGTAAATGAACCGGGCAATTACGATACCAGCTGCCTTGATAACGATATCGTAGAAGGATGGGCTAATGCCTGGAACTGTGGCGGTCTAACCGGAATACAGGTCTATGTTAAAGGCGGACATTATTGCTCATTAGTTGATCTTATTAAAGATCCCAATACTGGGCTCGGCAGCGCTATTGTTCAAAATGGTGATTGCGAGTTTCTTATTACACTCACTAATGTATCACCAGACGGAGTGTGGTACTTCAACATCACCCAAACGGCTAGCGGCACAGGTTGCGGGTTGAGCCACTGGGGCTTCAGGCCCGCTGGCGATCCTGTTCCGTGTAAAGGCAGCATCTGCGGCATGAAGTTCAACGACGCGGACGGTGAAAGAGACAAGGATGAGACCGACTCCGGAATTGAAGGATGGACCATACTGCTCAAAGATGCGCTAGGAAATGTAATCGACAGCCAAGATACCGACGCCAACGGCGAGTACTGCTTTGAAGACTTGTCCGAGGGAACTTACACCGTTGAAGAAGTACCGCAGAAAGGCTGGGACCAGACTTATCCCGAAGGCGGCACCTACACAGTTACTATTCCTACCGATAATGTATGGAACATCACCGGCAGGGATTTCGGAAACTGTGAACAGGAAACGCCTGACTACTACATCTGCGGCGCCAAGTTCGACGCGGATACCGAGGACGGACTGGAAGGCTGGAAAATCATCCTTTGGTCGGTCGACGGCGACAACGCTACCGTGATGGCATGGACCTATACGGACGCAGACGGCAACTATTGTTTCGGTTTCGACGACGAACTGCAGCTCGTAGCGGGTACTTACCGGATCAGCGAAGAGCTTCAGCCGAACTGGAGCCAAGTCGTTCCGGAAGGCGATTACTATGAAGTGATCTTAAGCGAAGAAAACCCGAACGAGACCGGTAAAGACTTCGTCAACCGTTACGAGGAACCTGAAACGTACAGCATCTGCGGGTATAAGTGGAACGACCTGGACGGCGACGGCGAATGGGGAGAAGAGCCCGGTTTAAGCAGCTGGACCATCAACCTCTACGTTTACAATGATGAGACCAAGAGCTGGGACTTCGTTGAAGATGAGACCACCGGCGAGAATGGTAATTACTGCTTCACGGGCTTGGGCGAAGGCACTTACAAAGTCTGTGAGGTGAACCAGAGCGGCTGGAACCAGACTTATCCCACTGACCCTAACTGCTACATCGTTACCTTCCCGCAGCAATTTGTTTTGACGTCGTTATCCGATATTATCACGCCGGAAGTGCCGATCTACAACTTCGGCAACCATGAAACGCCGACCTACAGCATCTGCGGCGCCAAGTGGAACGACCAGAACGGGAACGGTATATGGGAGCAAACGGAGGAGTATGCCGAACCTGTTTTGAGCGGTTGGGAAATCAGGCTTGAAGGCGAAGGCGTCAGCAGGCACGTTTACACTGGTACTGATGGTCTGTACTGTTTCGACGGCCTCTTGCCCGGCACTTACACCGTCAGTGAAGTCCTCCAGTCCGGCTGGCAACAGACCTATCCCGCTTCGCCCGGAAAGCACCAAGTCGTGATAGTGGACGAAAGCCATGAATTTATCGACTTCGGTAACTACTATCCGCCCAACGGCGGTGACGAAGACGGCAGCATCTGCGGCACGAAGTTCAACGATGTCAACAATAACGGCGCAAGGTGTCCCGGAGAGCCGGGACTGCCCGGCTGGACCATCATCCTTTATAAGCTTGCGCAAACCGACTACTACACGACTTACGTGCCCGAACCGCAGTGGGTCGAGTATGCCAGGACGACCACGGACGGCAGCGGTAACTACTGCTTTAACGATCTGCCGGCCGGAACGTATAAGGTCGCGGAAGTGCAGCAGTCCGGTTGGACGCAGACCTATCCGGCTTCGCCGGGAACCCATACGGTCGAACTGGATGAGGGACAAAACGTGACCGGCAAGGACTTCGGCAACTATTATCCGCCCAACGACAGTTGTGACGGCAGCATCTCCGGCATGAAGTTCAACGACCTGAACAACAACGGACAGAAGGACGCCGGCGAGCCGGGACTGTCCGGCTGGAAGATCAAGCTTTCTGGAGCTAACGGCCTCATCAGGGAAGCCAACACAGGGTCTGACGGTACATATTTCTTTGGGAACCTGGGTTCTGGAACCTATACGGTAAGCGAAGAACAGCAGTCTGGGTGGACCCAGACCTGTCCCGCCGCGCCGGGTACCTACGAGGTCATCATCCGTAGTTGCGAGGATGTGCGCGACAAGGACTTCGGCAACTACCAGCCTGGCGGCGACGGTCCGGATTACGGCAGCATCTCCGGCATGAAGTTCAACGACGCTGACAATAACGGCGCCAAGGACAGCGACGAATCAGGGCTGGACGGTTGGACCATAATCCTCCGTAACAGTCAGGGAACCGAGGTTGCCAGGACCACCACCTCCGGCGGCGGTTATTACAGCTTCACCAACCTTAATGCAGGTACTTACACCGTCGAGGAAGTGCAACAGTCTGGGTGGACCCAGACCTATCCTGCCGCCCCGGGGACCCATGGGGTCGTCATCCGCACCTCTGAGAGCGTGCGCGATCAGGACTTCGGCAACTACCAGGCTCCTCCGTTGGTGCCGACAATCGTTCCCGAACCTGCGGCGCCGACAGTTGAAACTCCGTTACCCGCTCCGGTGCCCGAGCTGCCGTTTACCGGCGGCAACGCGTTATTCTTCGTGTATACGGGTCTGGCCCTTATCGGCCTGGGGGTCGCGGGCAGACACCGGTTCTAA